In the Halanaerobiales bacterium genome, AGCTGCTCCATCTTCCATTACCTGAACAATCTCTGCTCCATTTCCAGTACCTTCAAAACTAACTTCATATCCTGCTTTTTTTAGGGCGACAGCCTGTGATTTTACTTTGCTTTCTTCCATTAAATTAGCCATAATATCAATATATTGGCTCATTTCCATTCCTTCAGGTATTTGCTGTTGTCTTGGTGTTAATTCATATCCTTCTGGACTTAAAATTGTTATTTTAATTACATCAAGTACTGTAGCTCTTTTACTGCCTACAGCTGTTAACATAAACTTACCTCTAATATTTTCTTTATAACCATCCTTAACTGTAATTAAAGGAGATAATTCCTTTGCTACTCCAGGAGTTGTCATCATATATGGAGTAGGTATAAAATTACTAATGATTAAAATTATTATTATAATACCTATAAACTTTGTTAATTTATCCTTTAGTCTATTTTGTTTTCTCATTATTAACTCTCCCCAAAATACTATCGATTTCTTTTTTATATTTTTTTGCTTCTTGATATCCTTCATATATACAAATATCTGTATTATCTAAATCAAGAGAATCTATATTATCCAGTTTGGGATTAATAGTAATATCTGCTCCAGTTTCTTTTAATTTTTGAAACTCATACTGCATTATGTCAAAAGTATTAAATAATACATCAAAAATATTATCAATCTTATTATTTACTTCTTTTACCCTGATATCAACAGCAATTATAATATCAGCCCCCATTTTTCTTACAGTAGATACAGGGACTCTATCCAGGACTGCACCATCAACCAGCATTTTTTCCTGATGTCTATAAGGAACAAATATACCCGGAATTGCTATACTTGACCTGATTGCCTTTGCTACTGAGCCTTTATTTATAACAACCTGTTCACCCTTTTCAATATCACAGGCTATTGCCGAAAAGGGTATATTTAATTCAGAAAAAGTTTTGTTCTGAGTAAGTATTTCAAAAAACTTAAGTATTTTATTACCTTTGATCAAACCTTTTCTGGGAAAAGTCACATCGGTTAAGGTATCCCAATCTATTTCTTCTGCTATTTTTTCCATATATTTAAGAGGAATTCCTGCCGAATAAAGTCCGCCAATAATACTTCCCATACTTGTACCAGCTATTATATCTATATCAATATTTTCTTTTTCCAAAAATTTTAAAACTCCTACATGGGCAAGACCACGAGCTCCTCCTGCTCCCAGAGCCAGACCAATTTTGGGAGTATAATCTTTCATAAAAAAACTTCCTTTCCTAAATTACTTGCTCCACTAAATAATTATATATAAAAATTAAGATTAATTCAATATTATTCATAAAAAAACCTGCTTAAACTAAGATTATTAGCTTAAACAGGCAATTATATATTTTTAATATGAAGCTATAGTCCCATCTGTTCTTTT is a window encoding:
- a CDS encoding patatin-like phospholipase family protein; amino-acid sequence: MKDYTPKIGLALGAGGARGLAHVGVLKFLEKENIDIDIIAGTSMGSIIGGLYSAGIPLKYMEKIAEEIDWDTLTDVTFPRKGLIKGNKILKFFEILTQNKTFSELNIPFSAIACDIEKGEQVVINKGSVAKAIRSSIAIPGIFVPYRHQEKMLVDGAVLDRVPVSTVRKMGADIIIAVDIRVKEVNNKIDNIFDVLFNTFDIMQYEFQKLKETGADITINPKLDNIDSLDLDNTDICIYEGYQEAKKYKKEIDSILGRVNNEKTK